One region of Zingiber officinale cultivar Zhangliang chromosome 7B, Zo_v1.1, whole genome shotgun sequence genomic DNA includes:
- the LOC122005078 gene encoding glycosylinositol phosphorylceramide mannosyl transferase 1-like, giving the protein MRGGGNGAGSGGGGSPLFASTTGGRRTPLKFRHPKFRLLPSWIIFLLFLLLLLLVGAGRWRRLLRYETSSSTPSGSGYTVLINTWKRNDLLKQSVSHYSSCAGVESIHIVWSEPDRPSDSLRESLWQVAQQNSKSCEGMDLKFDLNEEDSLNNRFRDTKGLKTDAVFSIDDDVLFPCSSMDLAFRVWQSAPNTMVGFVPRMHWLDSKTRDNNREYYKYGGWWSVWWTGTYSMVLSKASFFHKKYLDLYTNHMPKSIRQYVTKYRNCEDIAMSFLVANATGAPPIWVKGRIFEIGSSGISSLGGHSDKRTHCLNLFTNLYGEMPLVATNMKVIDSRHSWLW; this is encoded by the exons ATGAGAGGAGGTGGTAACGGCGCCGGGAGCGGCGGCGGAGGCAGTCCCCTGTTCGCCTCCACCACTGGCGGCCGGAGAACTCCCCTCAAGTTCCGGCATCCAAAGTTCCGGCTGCTCCCCTCCTGGatcatcttcctcctcttcctcctcctcctcctcctcgtcggCGCAGGCCGGTGGCGCCGACTCCTTCGCTACGAAACGTCGTCGTCGACGCCTTCCGG GAGCGGCTACACGGTTTTGATCAACACGTGGAAAAGAAATGACCTCCTCAAGCAATCTGTGAGTCACTATTCTTCCTGCGCCGGCGTGGAATCTATTCACATAGTGTGGAGCGAGCCGGATCGGCCTTCGGATTCTCTACGCGAGTCGCTGTGGCAGGTGGCGCAGCAGAATTCCAAGAGCTGCGAGGGGATGGATCTCAAGTTCGATCTGAACGAGGAAGATAGTTTGAACAACAGGTTCAGAGACACAAAGGGCTTGAAGACCGACGCTGTCTTCTCCATTGACGACGACGTCCTCTTTCCTTGCAGCTCCATGGACTTGGCTTTCCGCGTGTGGCAGAGCGCCCCCAATACCATGGTTGGCTTCGTTCCCCGCATGCATTGGCTGGACAGTAAGACG AGAGACAACAACAGAGAGTATTACAAGTACGGAGGGTGGTGGTCGGTGTGGTGGACGGGCACTTACAGCATGGTGCTCTCCAAGGCTTCCTTCTTCCACAAGAAGTACCTTGATCTTTACACAAATCACATGCCTAAATCCATCAGACAGTATGTCACCAAATACAG AAACTGTGAAGATATTGCGATGTCTTTTCTGGTCGCAAACGCAACAGGTGCTCCACCAATTTGGGTGAAAG GGAGAATCTTTGAGATCGGATCGAGTGGGATTAGTAGTTTGGGAGGACATAGCGACAAAAGAACTCATTGCCTCAATTTGTTTACTAACTTGTATGGGGAGATGCCTTTGGTTGCAACAAATATGAAGGTTATAGATAGTAGGCATAGTTGGCTTTGGTGA